One genomic region from Amaranthus tricolor cultivar Red isolate AtriRed21 chromosome 12, ASM2621246v1, whole genome shotgun sequence encodes:
- the LOC130828846 gene encoding methyl-CpG-binding domain-containing protein 10-like produces the protein MNVSQEEVVSVELPAPSGWKKQFFPKRGGTPRKSEILFTAPTGEEIHNQKQLQQYLKSHPGGPPASEFDWGTGETPRRSTRISEKAKAAPPTPESEPLKKKTRKSSASKKDSKDAEATVEETKADEVQMEDAEKIEKEDIAGEVGKTEKHDADAEGKKEAAKQNEAENASVTSETKDVIEPQNETRAPTGEGEKRVEMVNHVLNENNGDNVETIEDAKVREDKQPQEQAEPEDAINIAAREENTVGEDKQTGLPELVKPETDADNNSKDNGTTDVGSEEPPKGNDGTMDGELSKQVFEVTENGSQPAEAGSGLSPS, from the exons ATGAATGTTTCCCAGGAAGAAGTTGTTTCAGTGGAACTTCCTGCTCCTTCTGGGTGGAAAAAACAg TTCTTTCCTAAGAGAGGAGGTACTCCAAGAAAGAGCGAGATTCTATTTACTGCCCCAACAGGAGAGGAGATCCACAACCAAAAGCAGCTACAACAGTACCTGAAATCACATCCCGGAGGCCCACCTGCTTCTGAGTTTGATTGGGGCACTGGTGAGACACCTAGAAGATCAACTCGCATTAGCGAGAAAGCAAAAGCAGCTCCTCCAACTCCTGAAAGTGAACCTCTGAAGAAAAAAACCAGGAAATCATCGGCTTCGAAGAAGGATAGCAAGGATGCTGAGGCCACAGTCGAAGAAACAAAGGCAGATGAGGTTCAGATGGAAGATGCTGAAAAGATAGAGAAAGAAGACATAGCCGGGGAAGTTGGGAAGACTGAAAAACATGATGCTGATGCTGAAGGTAAAAAGGAAGCAGCAAAACAGAATGAAGCTGAGAATGCAAGTGTGACTTCCGAGACTAAGGATGTTATTGAGCCTCAAAACGAGACCCGAGCTCCTACTGGTGAGGGTGAGAAACGTGTGGAAATGGTGAATCATGTTCTAAATGAAAACAACGGTGATAATGTGGAGACTATTGAAGATGCAAAGGTAAGAGAGGACAAGCAACCACAAGAGCAAGCTGAACCAGAAGACGCAATAAATATCGCTGCTCGTGAAGAGAACACAGTTGGAGAAGATAAACAGACTGGCTTGCCAGAGCTAGTGAAGCCCGAGACTGATGCTGACAACAATTCAAAAGATAATGGAACAACTGATGTGGGGTCAGAAGAACCACCAAAGGGGAATGATGGTACCATGGATGGTGAGCTAAGCAAGCAAGTATTCGAGGTGACGGAGAATGGAAGCCAGCCAGCTGAGGCTGGGTCTGGACTTTCACCAAGTTAA